Proteins from one bacterium BMS3Abin08 genomic window:
- the lon_2 gene encoding lon protease, with protein MVDIVKEEKDIEIPDTLPILPVRDIVIFPYMIIPLFVGREMSIQSIDHSLNTDRMVLLLTQKDLSVENPGPEDLHSVGTAGLIMRMLKLPDGRVKILVQGLKKAKVLDVKLKENYYEATIQKIEDQKPSEMTLEVEALMRNVKEQLDKAVSLGKTILPDIMVVVENLDDPGRLADLVASNLGLKTEQAQEILETADPIQRLKRVSDILGREVELLLVQQKIQTEARGEIDKTQREYFLREQLKAIQRELGEIDERAEEINEFSQKIKAAKMPDKVLKEAEKQLKRLEKMHPDSAEAATVRTYLDWLVELPWSKVTKDNLDIKAAKKVLDEDHYDLEKVKERILEYLSVRKLKSKMKGPILCFIGPPGVGKTSLGRSISRSLGREFVRMSLGGVRDEAEIRGHRRTYVGALPGRIVQGIKQAGKNNPVFMLDEIDKIGADFRGDPSSALLEVLDPEQNNSFVDHYLGVPFDLSNVMFITTGNIVDTIPGPLRDRMEIIYLSGYTEEEKVGIAKNYLLPKQLEEHGINGRIMRLSDSALNMLISHYTREAGVRNLERELANLCRKVARQIAEGRKRNFFITSRGLHRYLGAPKFLPEEEMEKDEIGVATGLAWTESGGDIIYVEAITMKGGGKLTLTGQLGDVMKESAHAALSFVRSRAKDLGIKEDVFSKTDIHIHVPAGAIPKDGPSAGITMAVAIASALTGRPVDKRVAMTGEITLRGRVLPIGGLKEKTLAAKRMGIRKVIVPERNRKDLEDIPRYVKRDVEFVFVEEVDVVFKAALKKKRTRRTPAASKKKRKSG; from the coding sequence ATGGTTGATATAGTGAAAGAGGAAAAAGATATTGAAATTCCAGATACCCTACCGATACTTCCCGTGAGGGATATCGTTATCTTCCCCTATATGATAATTCCGCTGTTTGTGGGCAGGGAGATGTCAATCCAGTCCATTGATCATTCCCTTAACACGGACAGGATGGTCCTCCTGCTCACCCAGAAGGACCTGAGCGTAGAGAACCCCGGGCCGGAAGACCTCCACAGTGTAGGTACCGCCGGTCTTATTATGAGGATGCTGAAACTCCCGGACGGGAGGGTGAAGATACTCGTTCAGGGTCTGAAAAAGGCAAAGGTTCTTGATGTCAAGTTGAAGGAGAACTACTACGAGGCAACGATACAGAAGATTGAGGATCAGAAGCCTTCCGAGATGACCCTCGAAGTAGAGGCGCTTATGAGAAATGTGAAGGAGCAGCTTGACAAGGCCGTGTCGCTGGGCAAGACCATTTTGCCGGATATTATGGTGGTTGTCGAGAATCTCGATGACCCCGGAAGACTGGCCGACCTCGTGGCCTCAAACCTTGGACTCAAGACTGAGCAGGCGCAGGAGATTCTCGAGACTGCAGATCCGATACAGAGACTTAAACGGGTGAGTGATATACTCGGCAGAGAGGTGGAGTTACTCCTTGTACAGCAGAAGATACAGACCGAGGCAAGGGGTGAGATAGACAAAACACAGAGAGAATATTTCCTCAGGGAGCAGTTGAAGGCGATCCAGAGAGAACTGGGTGAGATCGATGAGAGGGCGGAGGAAATTAATGAATTCAGTCAGAAGATCAAGGCTGCAAAGATGCCCGATAAGGTCCTGAAGGAGGCCGAAAAGCAACTTAAGAGGCTTGAGAAGATGCACCCTGACAGCGCAGAAGCCGCAACCGTAAGGACTTACCTCGACTGGCTTGTTGAGTTGCCATGGAGTAAGGTCACAAAGGATAATCTGGATATAAAGGCTGCCAAGAAGGTTCTCGATGAGGATCATTATGATCTTGAGAAGGTGAAGGAGCGGATACTTGAATATCTCAGTGTCAGAAAGCTGAAGTCCAAGATGAAGGGCCCCATCCTCTGTTTCATCGGTCCTCCGGGGGTCGGTAAGACCTCCCTCGGCCGTTCCATTTCACGTAGCCTGGGGAGGGAGTTTGTGAGGATGTCGCTTGGCGGCGTTCGTGACGAGGCCGAGATAAGGGGGCACAGGAGGACATATGTCGGCGCCCTGCCGGGCCGGATCGTTCAGGGAATCAAACAGGCGGGGAAGAACAACCCCGTCTTTATGCTTGACGAGATCGACAAGATAGGCGCCGACTTCAGGGGTGATCCCTCATCCGCACTGCTTGAGGTCCTTGATCCCGAACAGAACAATTCCTTTGTCGATCATTATCTGGGGGTTCCTTTTGATCTCTCCAACGTCATGTTTATAACCACGGGCAATATCGTTGATACAATACCCGGACCGCTGAGGGACAGGATGGAGATTATCTATCTGAGCGGGTATACCGAGGAGGAGAAGGTGGGGATAGCCAAGAACTATCTCCTGCCGAAGCAGCTTGAAGAGCATGGTATAAACGGCAGGATCATGAGGCTTAGCGATTCTGCATTGAATATGCTTATCTCCCATTACACCCGTGAGGCAGGGGTGAGGAACCTTGAACGGGAACTCGCAAATCTCTGCCGTAAGGTTGCACGTCAGATTGCCGAGGGGAGAAAAAGGAATTTTTTTATAACTTCAAGAGGCCTGCACAGGTATCTGGGCGCCCCGAAGTTCCTCCCTGAGGAGGAAATGGAGAAGGATGAGATCGGTGTGGCCACAGGACTTGCCTGGACTGAATCCGGAGGTGATATCATCTACGTCGAGGCAATCACCATGAAGGGCGGGGGGAAACTAACCCTTACCGGACAACTTGGCGATGTGATGAAGGAGTCGGCCCATGCCGCCCTGAGCTTTGTCCGTTCACGGGCGAAGGACCTTGGTATAAAGGAGGACGTCTTTTCAAAGACCGATATCCATATTCATGTACCTGCAGGTGCAATCCCCAAGGACGGTCCATCCGCGGGTATAACCATGGCTGTTGCCATTGCATCGGCCCTTACGGGAAGGCCGGTTGACAAAAGGGTGGCAATGACCGGTGAGATTACACTCAGGGGAAGGGTGCTTCCAATCGGAGGGCTTAAGGAAAAGACCCTTGCTGCAAAGAGGATGGGTATTCGGAAGGTGATTGTCCCCGAGAGGAACAGAAAGGATCTCGAGGATATCCCCAGGTACGTGAAGAGGGATGTGGAGTTTGTATTTGTGGAGGAGGTCGATGTGGTGTTTAAGGCTGCATTAAAGAAGAAGAGGACCAGGAGGACACCTGCCGCATCGAAGAAGAAAAGAAAATCCGGCTGA
- the hspA_4 gene encoding spore protein SP21, which translates to MEFIVKETYLLNGETRRDYPPVDIYEREDAVVFVVELPGVLQQDVLAKVYNNLLVIEGVKKQHDNEKKGMFICMEREFSRFRRIIPVPVTVAPDKADAVLKDGILRITLPKAEDRVYKIKILKE; encoded by the coding sequence ATGGAATTTATCGTTAAAGAGACTTATCTTCTGAATGGTGAGACAAGAAGGGATTATCCCCCCGTGGATATCTACGAGAGGGAGGATGCAGTTGTTTTTGTCGTAGAGTTGCCGGGGGTATTACAGCAGGATGTGCTTGCTAAGGTATATAATAACCTTCTGGTAATTGAGGGTGTGAAGAAACAGCATGATAATGAAAAAAAGGGAATGTTTATCTGTATGGAGCGTGAGTTCAGTCGTTTCAGAAGGATAATTCCCGTCCCGGTTACCGTGGCCCCCGACAAGGCCGATGCTGTTTTAAAAGACGGTATACTCAGGATTACACTGCCAAAGGCAGAGGATAGGGTTTATAAAATAAAGATCTTAAAGGAGTGA